The following coding sequences lie in one Psychrobacter arenosus genomic window:
- the ureC gene encoding urease subunit alpha: MGGYDIADGDIVINEGRPTIQLTVTNTGDRPIQIGSHYHFAEVNSALEFDRELATGYRLNIISGTAIRFEPGQSRDIELVAVAGKREVYGFRGDVMGALDSAEDKGPTDNIQQLTQPSTKRISLRIYAEHFGPTTGDRVRLADTNLWLKVEKDLTTYGEEVKFGGGKVIRDGMGQGQEPDARIADTVITNALIVDYTGIIKADVAIKDGRISAIGKAGNADIQPDVSIHIGAGTEIIAGEGKILTAGGIDSHIHFIAPQQCETALMSGVTTMFGGGTGPAQGTLATTCTPGAYHIQMMLKALDDIPMNIGLLGKGNVSLPGPVAAQIEAGAVGLKLHEDWGTTPQAIDNCLTVADEYDVQVAIHSDTLNESGYLESTLSAFKERCIHTFHTEGAGGGHAPDILKAIGVPHVLPSSTNPTRPFTINTIDEHLDMLMVCHHLNPAIAEDVAFAESRIRQETIAAEDILHDLGAISMMSSDSQAMGRVGEVIIRTWQTADKMKDQRGHLAPDVAADSEANAGHIHFSDADYETDNDNFRIKRYIAKYTINPALTHGISDLVGSVEVGKWADLVLWSPAFFGVKPDCIIKGGLIAAAPMGDINASIPTPQPVHYRPMFGSFAKPVHETCITFVSKAAYAYGDGTGIKDELGLNKIVKPVHNIRQIRKSDMRLNSYCPDMDINPETYEVRADGQLLTCEPASVLPMAQRYFLF; the protein is encoded by the coding sequence ATCGGTGGCTACGATATTGCGGACGGCGACATTGTTATTAACGAAGGGCGACCGACGATTCAGCTTACCGTCACTAACACTGGTGATCGTCCCATTCAGATTGGCTCACATTATCACTTTGCCGAGGTCAATAGCGCGCTAGAATTCGACCGCGAATTGGCCACAGGCTACCGATTAAATATCATCTCAGGCACCGCTATTCGTTTTGAACCAGGTCAATCACGAGATATTGAGCTGGTTGCAGTGGCGGGCAAGCGCGAAGTTTATGGCTTCCGTGGTGATGTCATGGGCGCGTTAGATAGTGCAGAGGACAAGGGACCTACTGACAATATCCAGCAATTAACACAGCCCTCAACTAAGAGAATATCTCTCCGCATCTACGCTGAGCATTTCGGTCCAACGACTGGCGATAGAGTTCGCTTAGCCGACACCAACCTTTGGCTCAAGGTCGAAAAAGACCTTACCACTTATGGCGAGGAGGTCAAGTTCGGTGGCGGTAAGGTTATCCGTGACGGCATGGGTCAAGGGCAAGAGCCAGACGCTAGGATTGCCGATACGGTGATTACCAACGCACTCATTGTTGATTACACGGGCATCATCAAAGCTGACGTCGCTATCAAAGACGGCCGCATTAGCGCCATTGGCAAAGCAGGCAACGCGGATATTCAGCCGGACGTCAGCATTCATATTGGTGCAGGCACCGAAATCATCGCAGGCGAGGGCAAAATCCTGACCGCAGGCGGCATCGATAGCCACATTCACTTTATTGCTCCGCAGCAGTGCGAGACCGCGCTCATGTCGGGCGTCACCACTATGTTTGGCGGCGGTACGGGACCTGCCCAAGGTACGCTCGCCACCACTTGTACGCCGGGCGCTTACCATATCCAAATGATGCTCAAAGCCTTAGATGATATACCGATGAATATTGGCCTACTGGGCAAAGGTAATGTCAGCCTACCAGGCCCCGTCGCTGCGCAAATAGAAGCAGGCGCGGTCGGCCTAAAGCTACATGAAGACTGGGGCACCACACCGCAAGCGATTGATAATTGCCTGACTGTCGCTGACGAGTACGATGTGCAAGTCGCGATTCATAGCGATACGCTAAACGAGAGTGGTTACCTTGAGAGCACGCTTAGCGCTTTCAAAGAGCGCTGTATCCACACTTTTCATACCGAAGGCGCGGGCGGTGGTCACGCCCCTGATATCCTCAAAGCTATCGGCGTGCCGCACGTCTTGCCGTCATCGACTAACCCAACCCGACCCTTCACCATTAATACTATCGATGAGCATCTCGACATGCTCATGGTCTGTCATCATCTAAACCCTGCTATCGCCGAAGACGTCGCCTTTGCGGAAAGCCGCATTCGCCAAGAGACTATTGCCGCCGAAGATATCCTGCATGACCTCGGTGCTATCTCGATGATGAGCAGTGATTCGCAGGCCATGGGCCGCGTCGGCGAAGTCATCATTCGCACGTGGCAGACTGCCGACAAGATGAAAGACCAACGCGGTCATCTTGCCCCAGACGTCGCCGCAGATAGCGAAGCCAATGCAGGTCATATTCATTTTTCAGACGCGGACTACGAAACGGACAACGACAACTTTCGCATCAAGCGCTACATCGCTAAATATACCATTAACCCTGCACTCACTCATGGTATCAGCGACCTAGTCGGTTCGGTCGAGGTGGGAAAATGGGCCGATTTAGTTCTCTGGTCACCGGCTTTTTTCGGTGTCAAACCCGACTGCATCATTAAAGGCGGACTTATCGCTGCCGCACCGATGGGCGATATCAACGCCTCCATCCCCACGCCACAGCCTGTGCACTATCGCCCTATGTTTGGCAGCTTTGCTAAGCCCGTGCATGAGACCTGCATTACCTTTGTCTCAAAAGCCGCCTATGCTTATGGTGACGGTACAGGTATCAAGGATGAGTTGGGCCTGAATAAAATCGTCAAACCCGTGCACAACATCCGTCAAATCCGTAAAAGTGACATGAGACTAAATAGCTATTGCCCTGACATGGACATCAATCCTGAGACTTATGAGGTTCGCGCCGATGGTCAGTTGCTGACTTGTGAGCCTGCGAGTGTATTGCCGATGGCGCAGCGCTACTTTTTGTTTTAG
- the ureE gene encoding urease accessory protein UreE, with amino-acid sequence MPVFTQRLDNEQLNDDQLQQLKVQQEAGNYLSLDFDTRQRSRFKADTQSGITIGVDLPRTETLKRSCVLADANSNLMQVFAADQALTCVTTQGDEFLLMKAAYHLGNRHVPLMITPSALFFEPDHVLSDMLVRLGVHVEDVNAPFESETGAYQSGHAHGGHSHDNQSHSHSHSHSHDDHSHSH; translated from the coding sequence ATGCCAGTCTTTACCCAACGTCTCGATAATGAGCAATTAAACGATGACCAACTTCAGCAACTCAAAGTTCAACAAGAAGCTGGCAATTACCTCAGCCTCGATTTTGACACCCGTCAGCGCTCGCGTTTTAAAGCTGACACCCAATCCGGCATTACCATTGGCGTGGACTTACCCCGTACCGAAACATTAAAGCGTAGCTGTGTACTGGCGGACGCCAATAGTAACCTTATGCAAGTATTTGCGGCTGACCAAGCCTTAACTTGCGTCACCACGCAAGGCGATGAGTTTTTACTAATGAAAGCCGCCTACCATCTAGGCAACCGTCATGTGCCGCTAATGATTACGCCTTCAGCGCTATTCTTTGAGCCGGACCATGTGCTAAGCGATATGTTAGTTAGACTCGGCGTGCATGTGGAAGACGTTAATGCGCCTTTTGAGTCCGAGACAGGTGCTTATCAATCCGGTCATGCACATGGCGGGCATAGTCATGACAACCAAAGCCATAGTCACAGTCATTCGCATAGCCATGATGACCATTCACACAGTCATTAG
- a CDS encoding urease accessory protein UreF: MSQNSSSSQAAELLNIENNSNQLGALLMFASSNLPIGSYTYSQGVEAAIEAGLIYNEESMLAWMQDYQSLALMGFELPLIVALAELLARNETELADELAAYYMASRESHEFVLETSQLAHALGAWVEAVLDLTVPESIRQQGFLPLFAHICQHHKMSHDAIAMAYGFGQLENMVLAAVKTVPLGQMAGQRILWQLQAELQHELPILIKETTQTVISWLNKPQAMSKNEQEIPVRKLEISILIARLTSAGNLPNLAMLSCQHEQQYSRLFRS; the protein is encoded by the coding sequence ATGAGCCAAAACTCTAGCAGTTCACAAGCAGCTGAACTTTTAAACATTGAGAACAATAGCAATCAGCTTGGGGCGCTACTCATGTTTGCCTCAAGCAATTTGCCGATTGGCAGTTATACCTATTCGCAAGGGGTAGAAGCGGCTATCGAAGCAGGGCTGATTTACAATGAAGAATCCATGCTAGCGTGGATGCAGGACTATCAATCATTGGCCTTAATGGGGTTTGAGTTGCCATTGATTGTAGCGTTAGCTGAGCTATTAGCGCGGAATGAGACTGAGCTTGCCGATGAACTTGCCGCGTACTATATGGCGAGCCGTGAGAGCCATGAGTTCGTGTTAGAGACCAGCCAATTAGCGCATGCGTTGGGCGCTTGGGTCGAGGCGGTATTGGATTTGACTGTGCCGGAGTCCATTCGTCAGCAAGGGTTCTTACCGCTGTTCGCGCATATCTGTCAGCACCATAAAATGAGCCATGACGCTATTGCCATGGCTTATGGCTTTGGTCAGTTGGAGAACATGGTACTCGCCGCTGTCAAAACCGTCCCGCTTGGGCAGATGGCAGGTCAGCGCATCCTGTGGCAACTGCAAGCTGAGCTTCAGCATGAGTTGCCAATCTTAATTAAAGAGACAACGCAAACGGTGATTTCATGGCTGAACAAACCTCAAGCTATGTCGAAGAATGAACAAGAGATCCCTGTCCGAAAGCTAGAAATCTCAATATTGATAGCTAGGCTAACTAGCGCGGGCAATCTACCTAATCTTGCGATGTTATCTTGCCAACACGAACAGCAATATAGCCGCTTGTTTCGGTCGTAA
- the ureG gene encoding urease accessory protein UreG, which translates to MSQFTAKPSTADDSTKPALSPLRLGIGGPVGSGKTALTLKLCQRLRDTYNMAVVTNDIYTREDSEFLTRNDAMPAERIVGVETGGCPHTAIREDASINLTAIDELNAKFPGLELIIIESGGDNLAATFSPELSDLTLYVIDVSAGDKIPRKGGPGITKSDLLIINKTDLAPLVGASLEVMDRDAKMMRGDKPFVFSNMKSGDGLDDIIEFIEDKGMLRR; encoded by the coding sequence ATGAGCCAATTCACAGCTAAACCAAGTACTGCCGATGATTCAACAAAGCCAGCATTATCCCCATTACGATTAGGTATCGGTGGTCCTGTCGGCTCGGGTAAGACCGCATTGACGCTCAAGTTATGTCAGCGTCTGCGAGATACTTATAACATGGCAGTCGTCACCAATGACATTTATACTCGTGAGGATTCAGAGTTCTTAACGCGCAATGACGCTATGCCAGCTGAACGTATCGTTGGAGTGGAGACCGGCGGCTGTCCACATACCGCTATTCGTGAAGATGCCTCAATCAACCTGACCGCCATCGATGAATTAAACGCCAAGTTTCCAGGCTTAGAGCTGATTATCATCGAATCTGGTGGTGATAACTTAGCCGCGACCTTTAGCCCTGAATTATCTGATTTAACGCTTTACGTCATTGATGTGTCGGCAGGGGATAAAATCCCGCGTAAAGGTGGACCTGGTATCACCAAGTCTGACCTACTAATTATTAATAAGACCGACCTTGCGCCACTGGTAGGCGCGTCGCTTGAGGTGATGGATCGCGATGCCAAGATGATGCGTGGTGACAAGCCATTTGTCTTTAGTAATATGAAATCAGGCGATGGCCTTGACGATATCATCGAGTTTATTGAAGATAAGGGTATGCTGCGTCGCTAA
- a CDS encoding tetratricopeptide repeat protein, with translation MILQMLRPSLSKILALSVLLGGPALAADIVTTKQLAMQGNAAAQYELAVMYDQGNEVGQDLDKAVEWYRQAAAKGNPIAQNKLGHLYEHGILGVQQDATKAAEWYQRAASQNNAISQFRLGWLYYSGIGVRQSYSKAMAWYLKAAKQGQPEAQYNLALLYDQGKGIAENDAMAVLWYSKAAEQGLADA, from the coding sequence ATGATATTACAAATGTTGCGACCCTCTCTTTCTAAAATCCTTGCTTTATCCGTATTGCTCGGTGGCCCAGCATTAGCTGCGGATATAGTGACAACGAAACAATTGGCAATGCAAGGGAATGCAGCGGCGCAATATGAGCTGGCTGTGATGTATGACCAAGGCAATGAGGTTGGGCAAGATTTAGATAAAGCGGTCGAGTGGTATCGACAAGCTGCTGCTAAAGGTAATCCTATTGCACAAAATAAACTGGGTCACCTTTATGAGCATGGCATTTTGGGGGTTCAGCAAGATGCAACGAAAGCCGCCGAATGGTATCAGCGAGCCGCTAGCCAAAATAATGCTATAAGCCAGTTCCGTCTGGGTTGGTTATATTATTCCGGTATTGGCGTGCGCCAAAGTTATAGCAAGGCAATGGCTTGGTATTTAAAAGCTGCCAAACAAGGCCAGCCCGAGGCGCAATATAATCTAGCGTTGCTGTATGACCAAGGTAAAGGTATCGCCGAAAATGACGCTATGGCGGTGCTGTGGTATAGCAAGGCTGCCGAGCAGGGGCTGGCGGATGCCTAA
- a CDS encoding tetratricopeptide repeat protein yields the protein MFEHGTGVAKDMSKAFKWYRKAAEQDYVQAQYNLGVMYEHGKGVRKDKAKALEWYSKACDNGHEKSCAYSD from the coding sequence ATGTTTGAGCATGGTACAGGGGTAGCCAAAGATATGAGCAAAGCTTTTAAGTGGTATCGAAAAGCTGCTGAACAAGACTATGTACAAGCGCAATATAATCTTGGCGTTATGTATGAACACGGCAAAGGGGTGCGCAAAGATAAGGCAAAGGCTTTAGAGTGGTATAGTAAAGCCTGTGATAACGGCCATGAGAAAAGCTGTGCTTATTCTGATTAG
- a CDS encoding anthranilate synthase component II has translation MKVLIIDNYDSFTFNLYQYVGEILQTVSGSENADVIVKRNDEISLADVQAMNLDRIIISPGPGSPDDPAYFGVCAEVIETMGKTVPLLGVCLGMQGIAHVFGGKVVRAGVPMHGKTSPIRHDNQGVYHGLPQDVDIMRYHSLMVQADDLPECLTVTAAVTSEDQAELGLTGLVANGEEIMGLRHKDYPIQGVQFHPESFATEGAKRLLSNFLLQA, from the coding sequence ATGAAAGTATTAATTATCGACAATTACGACTCTTTTACCTTTAATCTCTACCAATACGTAGGCGAGATTTTACAGACAGTAAGTGGCTCTGAGAACGCTGATGTCATCGTTAAACGCAATGACGAAATCAGCTTGGCTGATGTGCAAGCCATGAATTTGGATCGGATTATCATCTCCCCAGGCCCTGGCTCCCCTGATGATCCTGCTTATTTTGGCGTCTGTGCAGAAGTGATTGAGACTATGGGCAAGACCGTTCCCTTACTGGGCGTCTGTCTAGGAATGCAGGGTATTGCGCATGTGTTTGGCGGGAAAGTCGTCCGTGCTGGTGTGCCCATGCATGGTAAGACCTCGCCTATTCGTCATGATAATCAAGGGGTTTATCATGGCTTGCCGCAAGATGTCGATATTATGCGCTATCATTCATTGATGGTTCAGGCTGACGACTTACCCGAGTGTCTAACGGTGACGGCTGCAGTGACCAGTGAAGATCAAGCTGAGCTTGGTTTGACTGGGTTGGTGGCTAACGGCGAAGAAATTATGGGACTGCGCCATAAAGACTATCCTATTCAGGGGGTTCAATTCCACCCAGAGTCTTTTGCTACTGAAGGCGCTAAGCGTCTGCTGAGTAACTTTTTACTGCAGGCCTAG
- a CDS encoding anthranilate synthase component I family protein: protein MTATSQQKPLTTKPNPIAIPSKPQRIKLTQDIDFFALFKRIEATFATCYMLESLGEESHISRHHAIGFAPVMTITATDRNTLAITQNNADGTAGETKQYATDNPYQLLRDITPQHVIARNQTGGLVGYLGYDSVNFFEPSLEAKASEDFEPFKFGVYLDGLTLDKMTGEIFYFYYPTETQGNRVEEIKALLNAPIPTYEAPYVEFLGDGMSREDHEAAVMQVKEDIIAGRIFQCEVGFKSRYCIKGDHMPIYEKLREVNPSPHMYFMKFGQQRIIGASPELLFRLRQGEMETYPLAGTARRGADETEDRKLARALLNDAKEIAEHNMLVDLHRNDIGRVARFGTVKVRSLMDIKRYSHVQHISSEIVGILHPDHDMFSALASNFPAGTLSGAPKIEAIKIINELEPDGRGAYGGALGSFNFNGDCIFAIPIRTLFINGESAYAQTCGGNVYDSNPADEYLEIQRKLSAMKVVLDSFMTD from the coding sequence ATGACTGCTACTTCTCAGCAAAAGCCCCTCACTACTAAACCGAATCCTATTGCTATTCCGAGTAAACCACAGCGCATCAAGCTGACGCAAGATATCGATTTTTTTGCCCTATTCAAACGTATCGAAGCGACATTTGCTACCTGCTACATGCTCGAATCATTGGGCGAAGAAAGCCATATCTCTCGCCACCATGCGATTGGTTTTGCGCCCGTCATGACGATTACCGCGACCGATCGTAATACCTTAGCGATCACCCAAAATAATGCTGATGGGACAGCCGGTGAGACAAAGCAATACGCTACGGACAACCCCTATCAATTGCTGCGTGATATTACGCCACAGCACGTCATTGCGCGCAATCAAACCGGTGGCTTAGTCGGTTATCTAGGCTATGACAGTGTCAATTTCTTTGAGCCAAGCTTAGAGGCCAAAGCTAGCGAAGACTTCGAACCGTTTAAATTTGGCGTGTATTTAGATGGGTTAACGCTTGATAAGATGACGGGCGAAATTTTTTATTTTTACTACCCTACCGAGACTCAAGGCAACCGTGTCGAGGAAATCAAAGCTCTGCTCAATGCGCCAATCCCGACTTACGAAGCGCCGTATGTAGAATTTTTGGGCGATGGCATGAGTCGTGAAGATCATGAAGCGGCAGTTATGCAGGTAAAAGAAGACATTATTGCGGGGCGTATCTTTCAGTGTGAAGTCGGCTTTAAGTCGCGCTATTGCATCAAAGGCGACCACATGCCAATTTATGAAAAACTGCGCGAGGTTAACCCTTCCCCGCATATGTATTTTATGAAATTTGGCCAGCAACGTATTATCGGTGCGTCTCCTGAGCTACTATTCCGCCTACGCCAAGGCGAGATGGAGACTTATCCATTAGCGGGTACTGCCAGACGTGGAGCAGATGAGACTGAGGACCGCAAACTAGCTCGTGCTCTGCTTAATGATGCTAAGGAAATTGCTGAGCATAATATGCTGGTCGACTTACATCGTAATGACATTGGCCGCGTTGCGCGCTTTGGGACGGTTAAAGTACGTAGCCTGATGGATATTAAGCGTTATTCTCACGTGCAGCATATCTCTTCAGAAATCGTTGGTATCCTGCATCCTGACCACGATATGTTTAGCGCGCTTGCCAGCAACTTTCCCGCTGGCACGCTCTCCGGCGCACCTAAAATCGAAGCAATCAAGATTATCAATGAATTAGAGCCCGATGGTCGCGGCGCTTATGGTGGGGCGCTAGGCTCATTTAACTTTAATGGCGACTGTATCTTTGCTATCCCGATTCGTACCCTATTTATCAATGGTGAATCTGCTTATGCACAGACTTGTGGCGGCAATGTTTACGACTCAAACCCAGCCGATGAGTACTTAGAGATTCAGCGCAAACTGTCGGCTATGAAAGTGGTACTCGATAGTTTTATGACGGACTGA
- a CDS encoding Trp family transcriptional regulator has translation MTTDTYQSLITHLAQCNDATAIEALLTALLTDKEQQDIANRIRIFDLLEKGVTQREIAEQLGVGIATVSRGAKARQQHDVSALLATHRRGR, from the coding sequence ATGACTACTGATACTTACCAAAGCTTAATTACGCATCTGGCGCAATGTAACGACGCTACTGCAATAGAAGCCTTATTAACCGCCTTATTAACAGATAAAGAGCAACAGGATATTGCCAATCGTATTCGCATCTTTGACCTGTTAGAAAAAGGGGTCACTCAACGTGAGATTGCCGAGCAACTTGGTGTGGGTATTGCCACCGTCTCTCGAGGGGCAAAAGCTAGACAACAACACGATGTTAGCGCCTTGTTAGCCACCCATCGTCGCGGCCGTTAA
- a CDS encoding nitric-oxide reductase large subunit, which yields MGDYKKHWFGLAAVLIITFIFLGWGGVEIYRTAPPIPDQYVDSNGQVILTKDDILEGQSAWQTTGGQQLGSVLGHGAYQAPDWTADWLHRELVAWLNISAQNTYGADFDALDVGQQASLQAQLKDEYRKSAVDENGTVVLTDTRIAAMNEIAPYYINLYGNDPSLQKSRESFAMKNNTLPDITAREKLTNFFFWTTWMASAERPGTTATYTNNWPHEPLIDNVPTTENIIWSIASVVFLIAGVGFLVWGWAFLRREEDIKTITPDADPLTRIALTPSQKALAKYGFLVMSLFVVQVFLGGFVAHYTVEGQNFYGIPVADYFPYALVRTWHIQAALFWIATAFLMAGLFLTPIINGGKDPKYQKLGVDILWVALIVVVVGSFAGQYFALAHIMPAEFNFWFGHQGYEFVDLGRFWQILKWVGILFWLVLMARGWVNGFKAHGDKNLLAIFVASVICVGLFYGTGLFYGERTHLTIMEYWRWWVVHLWVEGFFEVFATVSLAFIFFNLGLVSKRIATASSIASAALFLLGGVPGTFHHLYFSGTTTPIMAIGASFSALEVVPLVVLGYEGYEHWSMQRQATWMEKLKWPIMCFVAVAFWNMLGAGVFGFMINPPVSLFYLQGLNTTAVHAHAALFGVYGFLAIGFVMLVLRYIRPDYVFNDKLMKTGFWALNLGLVLMIATSLLPIGIYQAHASITEGLWLARSEDFMQQDFLQTLRWVRTIGDVVLIIGAICMALQMLKLVFAKPSHANYQPSKK from the coding sequence ATGGGTGACTATAAAAAACACTGGTTCGGCCTAGCCGCCGTTCTTATTATCACCTTTATATTTTTGGGGTGGGGCGGAGTCGAAATATATCGTACCGCTCCCCCAATCCCCGACCAGTATGTGGACAGCAACGGTCAGGTTATCCTCACCAAAGACGATATTTTAGAGGGTCAATCTGCTTGGCAAACTACCGGTGGCCAGCAGCTCGGCTCAGTACTCGGTCATGGCGCCTATCAAGCGCCTGATTGGACGGCCGATTGGCTGCATCGTGAGCTAGTCGCTTGGCTTAATATCAGCGCTCAAAACACCTATGGTGCAGACTTCGACGCTCTAGACGTGGGGCAACAAGCCTCGCTACAAGCGCAGCTCAAAGATGAGTATCGCAAAAGTGCGGTAGATGAAAATGGCACTGTAGTGCTGACAGATACCCGTATCGCAGCGATGAATGAGATTGCCCCCTACTACATCAATTTATATGGCAATGATCCCTCATTACAGAAATCGCGTGAAAGCTTTGCGATGAAAAATAACACTTTGCCTGATATCACCGCCAGAGAAAAGCTAACGAATTTCTTTTTCTGGACCACTTGGATGGCCTCTGCTGAACGCCCAGGCACTACGGCTACTTATACCAATAATTGGCCGCACGAACCCTTAATCGATAACGTCCCCACTACTGAAAATATCATTTGGTCTATCGCTAGTGTGGTGTTCTTAATCGCGGGGGTGGGTTTCTTAGTTTGGGGTTGGGCTTTCCTACGTCGTGAAGAAGATATTAAAACCATCACTCCCGATGCTGACCCCCTAACGAGAATAGCCTTAACCCCTTCACAAAAAGCACTCGCCAAGTATGGCTTCTTAGTGATGTCGCTATTTGTAGTGCAGGTCTTTTTAGGGGGCTTTGTCGCTCACTACACGGTTGAAGGCCAAAATTTCTATGGCATCCCTGTCGCAGACTATTTCCCTTATGCGCTCGTGCGAACTTGGCATATTCAAGCCGCATTGTTCTGGATTGCAACAGCCTTTTTGATGGCAGGTCTGTTCTTAACCCCTATTATTAATGGTGGCAAAGATCCTAAGTATCAAAAGCTTGGCGTCGACATTCTTTGGGTCGCCTTAATTGTCGTGGTCGTCGGCTCTTTCGCCGGTCAATACTTTGCGCTAGCCCACATCATGCCCGCAGAGTTTAACTTCTGGTTTGGTCATCAAGGCTATGAATTCGTAGACTTGGGCCGTTTTTGGCAGATTCTCAAATGGGTCGGTATCTTATTCTGGCTGGTCTTAATGGCCCGCGGTTGGGTCAATGGCTTTAAAGCGCATGGCGATAAAAACCTGCTAGCCATCTTCGTTGCTTCAGTGATTTGTGTGGGTTTATTCTACGGTACTGGTCTGTTCTATGGCGAGCGCACCCACCTCACCATTATGGAATACTGGCGCTGGTGGGTCGTACATTTATGGGTAGAAGGCTTCTTTGAAGTATTCGCAACCGTCTCTCTTGCCTTCATCTTCTTTAACTTAGGTTTGGTCAGCAAACGTATTGCGACAGCGTCTTCTATCGCCTCAGCGGCGCTCTTCCTACTCGGCGGCGTTCCGGGTACTTTCCACCACTTGTACTTTTCAGGCACCACCACGCCAATTATGGCTATCGGGGCGTCATTTAGCGCCTTAGAAGTTGTGCCCCTTGTGGTCTTAGGCTACGAAGGCTATGAGCACTGGTCAATGCAGCGTCAAGCTACTTGGATGGAAAAACTCAAGTGGCCCATCATGTGCTTTGTGGCTGTAGCTTTTTGGAATATGCTCGGCGCCGGGGTGTTTGGCTTTATGATTAACCCTCCGGTTTCACTATTTTATTTGCAAGGGCTCAACACCACGGCGGTCCATGCTCACGCGGCACTCTTTGGGGTATATGGCTTCCTGGCGATTGGCTTTGTCATGCTGGTGCTGCGCTATATCCGTCCAGATTACGTGTTTAATGACAAGCTTATGAAAACTGGTTTTTGGGCATTAAATTTAGGATTGGTATTAATGATTGCCACCAGCTTACTGCCTATCGGTATTTATCAGGCCCACGCCTCAATTACCGAAGGGCTATGGTTAGCTCGTAGCGAAGACTTTATGCAGCAGGACTTTTTGCAAACGCTACGCTGGGTCCGTACTATTGGTGACGTCGTGCTCATTATTGGGGCTATCTGCATGGCACTACAGATGTTGAAGTTGGTATTTGCCAAACCATCTCATGCCAATTACCAACCTAGCAAAAAATAG
- a CDS encoding DMT family transporter, whose product MTQPTATNAAMTANPKSWIGTVQIITAAVCWGTLGIFSTFLYESGFNGLQIAILRIVTAAVLILVMLPKLWPQLVKLPAGQWLGLGLQSLIGVLGMTVCYVFAVIYVGAGTAVALLYTAPVFSLVFSHFLLKEHITKQSALLALLAVMGVGLTTAGSSNSANWGIVLGLLSGVCYSLYGVLGKRAMHYSHSAPLVFFTSIISSAVVLLFVPATYETYAQLIQLPTITWWYALGLSLVGTVAPFLLYMKALEKLPATRASVFTIFEPLTALFLAMLLLQQALAPIQYFGVVLILLAALLNAVLNSTTTRVPRWLSRRRRV is encoded by the coding sequence ATGACGCAACCCACTGCTACCAATGCTGCAATGACCGCGAACCCGAAAAGCTGGATTGGTACCGTGCAGATTATTACTGCTGCCGTCTGTTGGGGCACCTTAGGCATCTTTTCGACTTTTTTATACGAGTCTGGTTTTAATGGACTACAGATTGCCATCTTACGTATCGTGACCGCGGCTGTATTAATATTGGTTATGCTGCCTAAGTTATGGCCGCAACTGGTCAAGCTCCCCGCTGGGCAATGGCTAGGCCTCGGTCTGCAGTCTTTGATTGGCGTGCTCGGCATGACGGTGTGCTATGTCTTTGCCGTGATTTACGTGGGCGCTGGCACTGCGGTCGCACTACTTTATACTGCACCTGTATTTAGCCTCGTGTTTTCCCATTTTTTACTCAAAGAACATATTACTAAACAGTCTGCCCTACTGGCTTTACTGGCAGTCATGGGGGTGGGACTCACTACGGCAGGCTCTAGCAACTCCGCCAATTGGGGTATTGTATTAGGTCTGCTCTCTGGGGTTTGTTATTCGCTCTATGGCGTGTTGGGTAAACGCGCGATGCATTATTCTCATTCCGCGCCGCTGGTCTTCTTCACTTCGATTATCTCCAGTGCCGTGGTACTGCTATTCGTGCCTGCGACGTATGAAACTTATGCCCAACTGATTCAACTGCCCACCATTACTTGGTGGTATGCGTTGGGGCTATCCTTAGTAGGTACGGTCGCGCCCTTCTTACTGTATATGAAAGCTTTAGAAAAACTGCCGGCCACTCGCGCTTCCGTATTTACTATTTTTGAGCCTTTAACCGCCCTATTCCTAGCTATGCTATTGCTGCAACAAGCTTTAGCTCCTATTCAGTATTTTGGCGTGGTGTTAATTCTTCTAGCTGCTCTACTCAATGCCGTATTAAATTCAACCACTACTCGTGTGCCTAGATGGCTGTCGCGACGACGCCGTGTCTAA